A genomic segment from Bradyrhizobium sp. ISRA430 encodes:
- a CDS encoding efflux RND transporter periplasmic adaptor subunit, which yields MFVRSVLSSYSKLLAGIALAATAAALAGCNETVAEKAEPPRPVLVATAHYEAETPERSFVGTIKPRIESDLGFRVAGKVAKRLVEVGQTVEVGEPLATLDEVDLKLQAEQAVAEQTAATGVLAQAAAAEQRAKDLKAKGWTTDAQMDSSRAAADEARARLNRAERSVELTKNSLSYATLNADARGVVTATLIEPGQVVAAGQASIRVARFAEKEAVVAIPETLVERAKSGVASVTLWSEPNKKYAAKLREIAPAADPATRTYLAKFSLPEADDKVALGMTATLTLSDAATERVARLPLSALFNEGGKPSFYVVDDNGAVTLQPVTVKSYESNDVVVTGGVAEGAKIVALGVQKLDPSQKVRIVSSLSF from the coding sequence ATGTTCGTCCGGTCAGTATTGTCGAGCTATTCCAAGCTCTTGGCAGGCATCGCGCTGGCCGCCACGGCTGCTGCGCTGGCTGGGTGCAATGAGACCGTCGCCGAGAAGGCCGAGCCGCCGCGGCCGGTTCTGGTCGCCACCGCGCATTACGAGGCCGAAACGCCGGAGCGGAGCTTCGTCGGCACGATCAAGCCCCGGATCGAGAGCGACCTCGGCTTCCGTGTCGCCGGCAAAGTGGCAAAACGCCTAGTCGAGGTTGGCCAGACCGTCGAGGTCGGCGAGCCGCTCGCAACCCTCGACGAGGTCGACCTCAAGCTGCAGGCCGAGCAGGCCGTCGCCGAGCAGACTGCCGCAACCGGCGTGCTGGCCCAGGCTGCTGCCGCCGAGCAGCGTGCCAAGGATCTGAAGGCCAAGGGCTGGACCACCGACGCGCAGATGGATTCGAGCCGCGCCGCCGCCGACGAGGCGCGTGCGCGCCTGAACCGGGCCGAGCGCTCGGTCGAGCTGACCAAGAATTCCCTTTCCTACGCGACGCTCAACGCCGACGCCCGTGGCGTCGTCACCGCAACGCTGATCGAGCCCGGCCAGGTGGTCGCCGCGGGTCAGGCCTCGATCCGCGTCGCCCGCTTTGCCGAGAAGGAAGCGGTCGTCGCGATCCCTGAGACGCTGGTCGAACGCGCCAAGTCGGGCGTCGCCAGCGTCACTCTTTGGTCGGAGCCCAACAAGAAGTACGCAGCGAAGCTGCGCGAGATCGCGCCCGCCGCCGACCCGGCCACGCGCACCTATCTCGCAAAGTTCTCGCTGCCCGAAGCCGACGACAAGGTCGCGCTCGGCATGACCGCGACGCTGACGCTGTCGGACGCCGCCACCGAGCGCGTCGCGCGACTGCCGCTGTCCGCGCTGTTCAACGAAGGCGGCAAGCCCTCGTTCTATGTCGTCGACGACAACGGCGCGGTCACGCTGCAGCCGGTCACGGTGAAGTCCTATGAGAGCAACGACGTCGTCGTCACCGGCGGCGTGGCGGAGGGCGCCAAGATCGTCGCCCTCGGCGTGCAGAAGCTCGATCCGAGCCAGAAGGTCCGGATTGTGTCCTCGCTGTCTTTCTAA
- a CDS encoding efflux RND transporter permease subunit — translation MKRFNLSAWAVSHPTLVLFLMIVLGAAGFFSYEKLGRAEDPFFTVKVVNVSVMWPGATAQEMQTQVADPIEKKLQELPYFEKVQTYSKPAFTALQVTFRDNTPPKDVPYLFYLLRKKLVDVQGQLPSGILGPVVNDEFSDVDSILYMMTGDGADYAQLKKVSEGFRQRLLKVPGVTKVDVYGTQDERIYVEFSHAKLATLGITPQALFDSLAKQNNVTPAGTVETSSQRVPLRVTGALDCAKAVAETPVESNGRVFRLGDIATVTHGYADPPSFVVRQEGKPAIGIGVVTAKGANILELGKEVEKATAEFMKAVPQGVDVELIADQPKVVEHAVGEFVHSFMEALVIVLFVSFLALGWRTGIVVAMSVPLVLGIVFIVMNTMSLDLHRITLGALIIALGLLVDDAIIAVEMMVVKMEQGWDRIRAASFAWESTAFPMLTGTLVTAAGFLPIGFANSAVGEYAGSIFWIVAIALIASWFVAVIFTPYIGVKLLPDMKLHHSHDPHAVYETRMYRGLRAIVQWCVNHRITVVVATVGIFIASIVGFGHVQQQFFPLSERPELFLQLRLPEGTAFNVTEKAVKKAETLLKDDKDIATYTAYVGQGSPRFWLGLNPQLPNEAFAEIVIVAKGVEARERVKAKIENAVADGMLTEARVRVDRFNFGPPVGFPVQFRVIGPDANKVREIAYQVRDVMRENKNVKDVQLDWNEQSPYLKLVVDQDRARAMGLTPQDVSQALSMLISGAQVTTVRDGIEKVGVVARAIPSERLDLGGVGDLTITSRNGVAVPLQQIAKIEYSHEEPILWRRNRDMAITVRSDVVDGVQAPDVTNQITPKLKAIKDHLEPAYRIEPGGAFEESAKGNASIFILFPVMVMVMLTLLMIQLQSFSRLFLVFLTAPLGIVGASLGLNVANAPFGFVALLGLIALAGMIMRNTVILVDQIETDVSHGLTRREAIVEATVRRARPVVLTALAAILAMIPLSRSAFWGPMAITIMGGLFVATFLTLLYLPGLYALWFRKSLDEAGSPTLATAAQHGSDAEPAIPLAEAAE, via the coding sequence ATGAAGCGCTTCAACCTTTCGGCCTGGGCCGTCAGCCATCCGACGCTGGTCCTGTTCCTGATGATCGTGCTCGGTGCCGCCGGCTTCTTCTCCTACGAGAAGCTGGGCCGCGCCGAGGATCCGTTCTTCACGGTGAAGGTGGTCAACGTCTCCGTGATGTGGCCGGGCGCGACCGCGCAGGAGATGCAGACCCAGGTCGCCGATCCCATCGAGAAGAAGCTCCAGGAGCTGCCTTACTTCGAGAAGGTGCAGACCTACTCCAAGCCCGCCTTCACCGCGCTCCAAGTGACCTTCCGCGACAACACCCCGCCGAAGGACGTGCCCTATCTCTTCTATCTTCTGCGCAAGAAGCTCGTCGACGTGCAGGGCCAGTTGCCCTCGGGCATTCTCGGGCCCGTGGTCAATGACGAGTTCTCCGACGTCGATTCCATCCTCTACATGATGACCGGCGACGGCGCCGATTATGCCCAGCTCAAGAAGGTCTCCGAAGGTTTCCGCCAGCGTCTCCTGAAGGTGCCCGGCGTGACCAAGGTCGACGTCTACGGCACCCAGGACGAGCGCATCTATGTCGAGTTCTCGCATGCCAAGCTTGCGACGCTGGGTATCACGCCGCAGGCGCTGTTCGATTCGCTCGCCAAGCAGAACAACGTGACCCCGGCCGGCACGGTCGAGACCTCGTCGCAGCGCGTGCCGCTGCGCGTCACCGGCGCGCTCGACTGTGCCAAGGCCGTGGCCGAGACCCCGGTCGAGAGCAACGGCCGCGTCTTCCGCCTCGGCGACATCGCGACCGTCACCCACGGCTATGCCGATCCGCCGAGCTTCGTCGTCCGCCAGGAAGGCAAGCCGGCGATCGGCATCGGCGTCGTCACCGCCAAGGGCGCCAACATCCTCGAGCTCGGCAAGGAGGTCGAGAAGGCGACCGCCGAGTTCATGAAGGCGGTGCCGCAGGGCGTCGACGTCGAGCTGATCGCCGACCAGCCCAAGGTGGTCGAGCACGCGGTGGGCGAGTTCGTGCACTCCTTCATGGAGGCGCTCGTGATCGTGCTGTTCGTGTCGTTCCTCGCGCTCGGCTGGCGCACCGGCATCGTCGTCGCAATGTCCGTTCCGCTGGTGCTCGGCATCGTCTTCATCGTCATGAACACGATGTCGCTCGACCTGCACCGCATCACCCTCGGCGCGCTGATCATCGCGCTCGGCCTGCTCGTCGACGACGCCATCATCGCGGTCGAGATGATGGTGGTGAAGATGGAGCAGGGCTGGGACCGCATCCGCGCCGCGTCCTTTGCCTGGGAATCCACTGCGTTTCCGATGCTCACGGGAACGCTGGTCACGGCCGCTGGCTTCCTCCCCATCGGCTTTGCCAATTCCGCGGTCGGCGAATATGCCGGCAGCATCTTCTGGATCGTGGCGATCGCGCTGATCGCCTCCTGGTTCGTGGCGGTGATCTTCACGCCTTACATCGGCGTCAAGCTCCTGCCCGACATGAAGCTGCACCATAGCCACGATCCGCATGCAGTCTACGAGACTCGCATGTACCGCGGCCTGCGCGCCATCGTGCAGTGGTGCGTCAATCACCGCATCACGGTGGTGGTCGCGACCGTCGGCATCTTCATCGCCTCGATCGTCGGCTTCGGCCACGTCCAGCAGCAGTTCTTCCCGCTGTCGGAGCGGCCCGAACTGTTCCTCCAGCTCCGTCTGCCGGAAGGCACTGCCTTCAACGTCACCGAAAAGGCCGTGAAGAAGGCCGAGACACTGCTCAAGGACGACAAGGACATCGCGACCTACACGGCCTATGTCGGCCAAGGCTCGCCGCGCTTCTGGCTCGGCCTCAATCCGCAGCTTCCGAACGAGGCCTTCGCCGAGATCGTGATCGTCGCCAAGGGCGTCGAGGCACGCGAGCGCGTCAAGGCCAAGATCGAGAACGCGGTCGCCGACGGCATGTTGACCGAGGCGCGCGTCCGCGTGGACCGCTTCAATTTCGGTCCGCCGGTCGGTTTCCCCGTGCAGTTCCGCGTGATCGGCCCTGACGCCAACAAGGTGCGCGAGATCGCTTACCAGGTTCGCGACGTCATGCGCGAGAACAAGAACGTCAAGGACGTCCAGCTCGACTGGAACGAGCAGTCGCCCTACCTCAAGCTCGTCGTCGATCAGGACCGTGCCCGCGCCATGGGCCTGACGCCGCAGGACGTGTCGCAGGCGCTTTCGATGCTGATCTCGGGCGCGCAGGTCACGACCGTACGCGACGGCATTGAGAAGGTTGGCGTGGTCGCGCGTGCGATCCCGTCCGAACGCCTCGACCTCGGCGGCGTCGGCGATCTGACCATAACGTCGCGCAACGGCGTTGCCGTGCCGCTGCAGCAGATCGCCAAGATCGAGTACTCGCATGAGGAGCCGATCCTGTGGCGCCGCAACCGCGACATGGCGATCACCGTGCGCTCCGACGTCGTCGACGGCGTGCAGGCGCCTGACGTCACCAACCAGATCACGCCGAAGCTGAAGGCGATCAAGGACCACCTCGAGCCGGCCTATCGCATCGAGCCGGGTGGCGCCTTCGAGGAATCCGCCAAGGGCAATGCCTCGATCTTCATCCTCTTCCCGGTGATGGTCATGGTGATGCTGACGCTGCTCATGATCCAGCTCCAGAGCTTCTCGCGCCTGTTCCTGGTGTTCCTGACCGCGCCGCTCGGCATCGTGGGCGCCTCCCTCGGCCTCAACGTCGCCAACGCGCCGTTCGGCTTCGTGGCACTGCTCGGCCTGATCGCGCTCGCCGGCATGATCATGCGCAACACGGTCATCCTGGTCGACCAGATCGAGACCGACGTCTCGCACGGCCTGACCCGGCGCGAGGCGATCGTGGAGGCGACCGTCCGCCGTGCCCGCCCCGTGGTGCTGACGGCCCTCGCGGCCATCCTGGCCATGATCCCGCTGTCGCGCTCGGCATTCTGGGGCCCGATGGCGATCACCATCATGGGCGGCTTGTTCGTTGCAACCTTCCTAACGCTCCTGTACCTGCCGGGCCTCTACGCCCTCTGGTTCCGCAAGAGCCTGGACGAGGCGGGGTCTCCCACGCTGGCCACTGCGGCGCAGCATGGGAGCGATGCCGAGCCGGCAATTCCGCTTGCTGAGGCGGCTGAATAG
- a CDS encoding TetR family transcriptional regulator, translated as MTLTAEHIEGDTRERILEVAERLFRLIGYQKTTVGDIAKELRMSPANVYRFFESKKAIHQAVARGLMGEVELEAQRIVARPGPVIPRFRELLTTINRMNTERYVGDSKLHEMVEIAMQEDWDVCVAHMECIAGVIGQMIAQGVASGEFEAPDLQLASLCACTAMMRFFHPQMIAQCATKPGPTIDQMIDFVIAGLSPRH; from the coding sequence ATGACACTGACTGCGGAACATATCGAAGGCGACACCCGGGAGCGCATCCTCGAGGTGGCCGAGAGGCTGTTCCGCCTGATCGGGTATCAGAAGACCACAGTCGGGGATATCGCCAAGGAGCTCAGGATGAGCCCCGCCAACGTGTATCGCTTCTTCGAATCGAAGAAGGCGATCCACCAGGCGGTGGCGCGGGGCTTGATGGGCGAGGTCGAGCTCGAGGCGCAGCGGATCGTGGCGAGGCCGGGTCCAGTGATCCCCCGCTTCCGTGAGCTGCTCACCACCATCAACCGCATGAACACCGAGCGCTATGTCGGCGATTCCAAGCTGCATGAGATGGTCGAGATCGCCATGCAGGAAGATTGGGATGTCTGCGTCGCCCACATGGAGTGTATTGCCGGGGTTATCGGCCAGATGATCGCGCAGGGCGTCGCCTCCGGCGAGTTCGAGGCGCCGGACCTGCAGCTCGCTTCGCTCTGTGCCTGCACCGCGATGATGCGCTTCTTCCACCCGCAGATGATCGCCCAGTGCGCCACCAAGCCGGGCCCGACCATCGACCAGATGATCGATTTCGTCATCGCGGGTCTGTCGCCACGCCACTGA
- a CDS encoding flavin reductase family protein, with amino-acid sequence MTDKDLHFYEPSKGHGLKHDPFNAIIAPRPIGWISSRDAKGHVNLAPYSFFNAFCYTPPIIGFSSTNWKDTVENIQQAKEFVWNLATMDLAKHMNATAAHVAPDVDEFKIAGLTAVPGKLVNVPRVAESPVAFECRLSDIVRLKGADGREADAWLTLGEVVAVHIDKAMIKDGIYQTAAARPIVRAGRRGDYFEIRPENMFEMVRPD; translated from the coding sequence GTGACCGACAAAGACCTGCATTTCTACGAGCCCTCCAAGGGCCACGGCCTCAAGCATGATCCCTTCAATGCCATCATCGCACCGCGGCCGATCGGCTGGATCTCTTCCCGCGACGCCAAGGGCCACGTCAACCTCGCGCCGTACAGCTTCTTCAACGCGTTCTGCTACACCCCGCCGATCATCGGCTTCTCCTCCACCAACTGGAAGGACACCGTCGAGAACATCCAGCAGGCCAAGGAATTCGTCTGGAATCTCGCCACCATGGATCTGGCCAAGCACATGAACGCGACTGCGGCGCATGTTGCGCCCGATGTCGACGAGTTCAAGATCGCGGGCCTTACCGCCGTTCCGGGCAAGCTCGTCAACGTGCCGCGCGTTGCCGAAAGCCCGGTCGCCTTCGAGTGCCGCCTGTCCGACATCGTCCGCCTCAAGGGTGCCGACGGCAGGGAGGCCGATGCCTGGCTGACGCTCGGCGAGGTCGTCGCCGTCCACATCGACAAGGCCATGATCAAGGACGGCATCTACCAGACCGCCGCCGCCCGCCCGATCGTCCGCGCCGGACGCCGTGGCGATTATTTCGAGATCAGGCCGGAAAACATGTTCGAGATGGTCCGGCCGGATTAG